The nucleotide sequence CCCAAGTCCTAGCCGGTACGCGCCTACTAGCAGCTTTTTTTCGCGGTCATAGAGAAACAAATGCCGGTAATACTCATCGTACGCATCGAGGTCAGTAGGTTGCTGAGTGCCTTCGCCTTCGCGCCGAAAGGTAAGTTCACGCAGGCGTCCTATCTCGCGCAACACATTCGGCAGCTCACACCGCTTGGCTACGTACACTTCCCATCGGCCGCTTATGAGTACGCACCGTCCCGGACGCAATGCCGTGATATCAGCCTCGATAAGCTCAGCTGCCGTTTCATTGATAACGGGAGGAACAGGCATAGGTGGCAGCATAGCTGCCAGATATCGCTCCGCAGAAGTCCCTAATGCGTAGACTCGCGCTCTGAGATAGGCTAGCCGGTCGTTGGCAGGAAGACGGTCAAGAACGGTCGGCGCCACAGGTAGCCCAATGCGGACCTGAATAGTTTGGCCGCGTTTGTTGAGCAGTTCAGCAGGAAGCCGAGCCGTGCGCAGCAATGGGTGCACCAAGCCTAAGAAACTGAAGCCGAGACTATTCTGCCCGCTCAGCCACACAGGTACCACTGGCACGCGAACTGCTCCCAACAACCGGCCAGCAGTAGGGTTCCAGGCAGAATCAATTGCTGGCCGGAATGGAATGGTGCTGTGGGCTACCTCACCGGCCGGAAAGAGCAGCAAAGGAATATCATTGTGTAAATGACGTAAGAGCCTCCGTACCCCTGGTACATTACGACCAGCCGCAGCCCGGTCTGGATCAACTAATACCACTTGCGCGGCCAGATGAGGTAATAGAGGAGCTAACAACTCGTTTGCGACTGCGCGCAGTTCTGGCCGCGCTTTGCCCAACACGTGCAGTAAGACCATGCCATCAATAAGCCCACACGGATGGTTGGCAACAGCCACAAAGGCCCCGGCTGGCAGCCGTTGCAGTTCCTTTGGGTCGTATTGCACAGTGATGTCTAGCTGTTGGAGTAGTGACTCCACGAAGGCAAGTCCGTTTTCGTGCTGGCACTGCTCGTAGAGCTGCTGCAAATCACGTAGCTGGGCAAACTGCTCCCACAGCGGCCGCAGCAACTTGCGTGAACGGCGCAATGCAGCTGGCAACGAGAGGTGATGAGAAGACGAAAACTCCATAAAGCTTGAGTAACATATTCCGGATATATACTAAATGGAATAGCTAACCAAACTTCAGAAAATTAGATTACTATCTTATTATGAGAGAGTTACTAGAATATTAAGATTTCTAGAAACGGGCAAGTTCCACTTCACTTATTCCTCAAAAGCAGAGAGCCGCGTTGCAGCGCGGCTCTCTGTTCTCTTCACTTTCTCATTCACTTCACTCGCCACAAAAGTACGACTTGAAGCGAGTATAAGTTGGGGTAAAAAATTGAATAATAAAACGTTAATATTCCCTGAGCTACTTAAATTGTTAAGACTGGGGTAACGGCCTTTCTATTTTCCTAAGACTCGCAAGTTACAGTAAAGCTAAAATTTTAAGAACCTACTTTACAGACTATTAACTAGTTGTGCTACTGACTTAAAGCACACTTCACACAAACACATGGCCGTTATAAGTAGACTATCATCAACATCAGTACCGACAGCCAACAGCTAGGCTTGTACCTGACGAGCTACTAGTTTAGAACAGTCAGCAACAACAGCTACAGCAATGCCAGCGGTGTGATACTTTTCAATTGGCAATTCCTCGTTAGAAGGAGCCATACGGCCGTAAGCTTCCCAAATGCGTAGTTATTTGAGCGAGGATCTATCTGTTTCAGCAATGCTTAGGTTGCCTGGCAGCGCTATTCTGCGTTTATATAAACGCAGTCCTATTTATCATCCATATTATTCTGTCTCTTATCCCGTAATAGTTAAGGTTATTATTGCGGCAAACAACATACCCGGGAGCAATATATCTGTTTCTCCCGCACTATTTTAGCCGCATTCTGCACTCTATTCACTAAAAGCAAACGCCCCCGTAACCAGCGTTACGGAGGCGTTTGCTTTTACTTCAGTGAGGTCACTTATTCTACTGTGGGGCTACCTGTAAGCGCGACAATTGGCTGGCCAATACCATACGAGCCATTGGTAGGCCTCCTGCCGTACTCTTTCTTTAAAGACTTAAGGTCAGATGCCGCTGTCAACAATTTAGCTTTGATTTCTTCTGCCATGCGGCTGTAAGGACTCCGCTTACCAGTCCACGTGGAAAACTGCTTTAATTCTTCTTCAGCGAACCGAAGCATAGTAGCAGCGTTTTGCAGGAATTCTTCTTCTACTTCCATAAAGTGAGCATGCTTGCGCGAGCAGCCGTTCGAGTTGAAAAAATACTATTAGCAAGAAAATAAACTAAAATCAAAAATCCTATTTTCTCATAAGTTATCTGTAGAGACAGTTATGTGAGATACTAGCGTTCAGCCACAACCAAACGCTGAGTTGATACACGCTGGCCTTGCGAGTCAGTTAGCACCAAATGATACAGGCCAGCAGGTAAGGCAGTTGCTGTCAGTTTTTGATGCTGTTCTGCAATTGGCATTTGACGTAGCAAAATGCCGCGCACATCATGAATCGATAGCATGGCGCCACTAACATTGGCACCGCGTAACCGTACTTGCACCTCCGACGATGTGGTAGCTGGGTTGGGATACACTTCTAAGGCCAACGTAGCGTGGTGGCCGAGTGTTACTACGGCTACCGGAGAGAAGTTTTCCTTACCATCAACATCTACCTGACGCAGGCGGTAATATAAAGTGGTGGCCGTAGTAGCCGCTTCGTCGCGGAAACTGTAAGTACGGCCCGTTGTGCTATTACCAGCACCTTCTACTTGGCCAATAGCGACAAACCCCTCCTTTGCATGCGCAGACCGTTCTACTACAAAATGGCTGTTGTTGCGCTCCGAGGCTGTCTGCCACGTTACGCTTACTGCTCCGCCTGCTACAGCAGCTTTAAATGCTTTGAGTGCTACCGGTAAAGGAGCCAGGGCGGGGTTAATAATAGTTGGAAAGCCCATGGGGCGGTCTTGAGCGAAAGCATAGTAAACCCGAGTCTGATCGAGGGCGCTAACGGCGTTGTTTACTTCGATTTCCACACGCTGAAAATTCTGCGTTGTCCGGAAGAATACCTCAGTGCGGCCATCCGGCAAGAGACCCTGTTGCAACAGACTAGCTCCACTGGCCGTCTCCAGCAATTGGTCACCATTAGGCCCTCCGTACGTCCGCAACGTGATGCCATTCAACAGCTGCGTGTTGAGCAAGCCAGCCCCTTGGCTAAGTACCATTCCTGCTGAATTTCCTGCCGTACCCGACCCATTTAAGTTCAAACGAAGTCCGGTGGAGGTGAGTGCGCCAACTAGTCCGGTACGCATCACGGCGTAGTCGTTGCTGCTCATGTTGCTGTCCGCCGCCTTTTCCGGATTCAGGACACTGGTGTTAGCGCATAGTGCACACAGCACCCCATTCGATGATACTGCAAACTGGTTGGCACCGCTAGAAAAATTTGACAGAATAGGAGTTTGGTCACGGAACACACTGGGCTCCAAACCGAAACCATAATACACGTTGAGGTCATTCAGGGCACTAGCGGCTGTTGAGCGGGTTACCTGCACCTCGTCGAAAGCCATAGTGGAAGGGAAACTTACTTGCTGCTTGCCATCCGGCAGAACGGTCAGTTGCAACAGTTGAGCACCCGTAGCCGTTTCCTGCGCCACGCCATTCTTATAAGTGGTAATGCGCATCGTGGACAACGCATTTACATCCAACAAGCTCTGCTGCCCTACTACAAACCCGGCATGATAGCCTGCTGGCGATGGTGACTCCAGTTTCACACGCAGAGTACTTGGGCAGCTTACCCCAGCTAATGTGGTGAATACAGCGTAGTTAGCAAGGTTTTGATCGACAGTCCGCTCTGGATTAAGCACTCCCGAGTTAGCACATATAGTTACGTTGTTGTCGACAACGGCAGTGCTGTAGTTCACTCCTTGCACAGACGTTGCAAAACGAGAAACTACACCAGTGGCAGTTTCTACCACGTTGGCATCAATGCCATAAGCGTAATACACTTTGACGTCGTAGCTTACATTGAGCAGCGAGTTAACTTCGATTTCAATCTTGTCGAATGATTCGGTTGCCAGGAATTCCACTCGACTAGGCTGCCCAGACCCGAGAGCAGCTAAAGCCAAGTTCGTAACATTCAGGGTTTGCTTGGGAGTGGTTCCCAAGTAAGTGTGCAGCATAACGGTTCCCACCGCGGATACACCTGTGTTGGCTCCTATTACAATACCAGCCCGGTGGTTCTTAGGTACAATCCCCGACATATCCATTTGCAATGAAACGGGACTTAACCCAAGCGTTAAGGTGGAAGGCCGCAACGTAGCAAATGTGCTGAAATCACTGTCTACCGCCCTTTCCTCATTGGCGATGCTACCACAGGCCAAGCCAAGTCCGCAGGCACGGGTGAATTTCGAACGACCTGTGCTAGAATAGTACGCTACGTTTGCTGGTTCTTGCGCCCACGTTTGGGACATTCCCAACAGGCACAAAGCAAATACGCTTAGTATGCGAGAGTAGAAATTGGGTATCATTGCAATAAGAGAAAGAGTTCGAGACGATGGGACCATCTCTTTCTTTAATACAACTGCATTGCCAAATTGCAAATATTAATTAATCCAACTGATAATCAGAATTTTACGTACATTCATAAAATACTATGTATTCCAGTTTATAGACTGAAGCTCCTAATTCGAGAAAAGGTGGCAAACACCGCTTTTCCCTCTTATACTCGCATCCCCTCCTCTTATTTCCACCACCACCCAGCTACCGAAAAATTCTGCAATCGTAACGGTCCTCAGCACTCACAAGGCTTGTCTGTCGGAACCACAGAGCCCCGATTGATTTCATCATAGCCGGTTAGGCATTTTATCTCCGCATGTCCGTTTCATCACCTATTCACATTTTTATAGTCGAGGACAACGCCTGGTATGGCGAACTACTCGAATATAAATTAGCGCAGAATCCCGACAACCAGATTCAGCGCTTCACTACCGCTCAAGCCTGTTTGGCGCACCTCAACGAGCAGCCCGATCTTATTACACTAGACTACAACCTACCCGACGGCAAAGGCGACGAAGTACTACGGCAAATCAAGGAGCGCTTACCAGATGTTGCCGTAATTGTGATTTCAGGTCAGGAAGATGTGCGCACAGCCATCGGCCTACTGCGCCAAGGAGCTTACGACTACCTAGTAAAAGACGAAGAAACCGCTGACCGTCTTTGGAACGTGGTAGGCAATGTGCGCAAGCAGTTGCAGCTCCGGCGCGAAAACGAGCGGCTACGAGAGCAAATTGGGCAGAAGTACGATCCAAGCCGAGCCATACTAGGCGAAAGCGTGCAAATGCGGCAACTAGCCTCGCTGATTGAGAAAGCCGCTCGAACCAACATTACGGTTTCCGTGAGTGGTGAAACTGGCACCGGCAAAGAATTGGTTGCCAAAGCCATTCACTACCAGTCGCCACGTCGCAACCGCGCGTTTGTGGCCGTGAACGTGGCTGCTATTCCGCATGAGCTGCTGGAAAGTGAGCTATTCGGACACGAGAAAGGAGCCTTTACGGGAGCTATCAGCCGGCGTATTGGGCGGTTCGAGGAGGCGCACCAAGGCACGCTCTTCCTCGACGAAATCGGCGAGTTGCCTCTGGACTTGCAGGCAAAACTATTGCGCGTTTTGCAGGAGCGCGAAGTACAGCGCGTGGGCGGCGGCCAACCTATTCCTTTCGATGCCCGCCTGATGGTAGCTACGCACCGCAACATGGCCGAAGAAGTGAAAGAAGGCCGCTTCCGGGAAGACTTGTATTACCGCTTACTGGGGCTACCTATCGTGCTGCCACCGCTCCGGGAACGAGGTCAAGACATATTGCTGCTGGCCGAATCCTTCTTGCGGGATTTTTGCGTTCAGAACAAAATGGCGCCTTGTGTTTTCTCACCGGAAGCTCAAGAGCTTATGTTGCATTACCCTTTTCCTGGCAACGTACGGGAACTGAAAGCAGTGGTGGAGCTAGCCGCTGTGCTGGCTGAAAACGACACAATTCAGCCCCAGGATCTTTCGCTCCGGGTTCAGAGCAATGCTTCCAATGGGACAGTTGGGTCCGTTTCGACCGGCAACGAGTCATTGCGGGTGCAAGTAGCAACCATTGTGCAGCGCTATCTTGACGCCCACCAGGGCAACATTCTGCAAGTGGCCGCCAAATTACAAATTGGGAAATCTACTATTTATCGGATGGCCCAAAACAACGAGGTTCGCTTGCGTTAAGATCTTTTTAGTGGTCTTCGGTATCCAAGCAACTACGAGCTACGTTGGGTTTGCAGCAGGTGGCAACGTATTTTTGCTACCTGCTGCTGCCTAAGAACAATTTATTTATGGGTGTTTGGCAGTGGGCTATTACTCCAAGCACGTCCCGTTATCGTATTATTAAGTGTTGATCTGATTACACTCTATTCTAAAGAAGTATGACCTCTATTGCATACCGTCAGCAGCAACGCCAACTGCGGCAGGCGCGAAGTATGCAGCGAGCCACTCAGCAGCAACTCCAAGAGCTGCAACTGCAGCTCCGGCAGCAAAGCGAGACCGCCGCTAGCCAGCTAAACGCCCTGCTCCAAACCATGAGCACAGGCGTGTTAGCCCAAGACGAGAATTTTCGAATTGTACTCGTTAATCAGCGTCTGTGCGACTTACTGAATTTGTCTGAATCAGCATCTGCCTACATAGGGCTGGAATCCAAAGACTTTTTCTCGCAGGGCTTCACGTTTCGTGATGCAGAGCAGGTACAAAAGCAAGCCCTACAGGCTATGCGAGGACAAGTTCGACTGACGGAACTGGTATCCTTAGCCAACGGCACTATCTTACAACGGGAGTACCTGCCGCTAACACAAGACGGACACACAGTCTTGCACCTGTGGAGCTACGAAGACGTAACGGAGCAGCAGAAGGTATTGGCCCGGGTGCGGGAACTGTCGCAGTTGGCGGAACAGAGCCCAGCTCCAATTATCTGTTTCGGCAACGATGGGCAGGCCCGCTACGCCAACCCTGCGGCCGAACATGTGCTGGAGGTCTTGGCATCTCCTAAATGGCACGCCACTTATGATTTCTTGCGCACTGCAGTGGCCGAAACACTGGCTACCAACACCCTCCGTTCCATAGAGCACCACCTCGACGAGCGGCATTACCTCTGGACCATAGTACCCCTAGCTGGCGAAGATGCCGCCAACGTATACCTCACCGACTTAACAGCTCGGCGAAACGCTGAGAAAGAACTGCGCCACAGCCAGCGTTTTGCTGCCCGTATCAACGACACCATTCCGGTTATTGTGCTGCTGTTCGACGTGCAGAAACGGCAGATAGTGTACATAAACCGACAGGTGGAGCGCGTAATGGGCTACACCGAGCAGCAGGTTCTGGAACTGGGCAGCGACGTTATTCCCGCTCTGCTCGATGCGGATGGCCAGCAGCAGCTGGCGAATCTGCCGCAGCAAATTGCCACTCTCACCGACGAGCAAACCATCAATTACGAGTTCTGGGTTCGGCATCAGAATGGAAGCTGGCGCTGGCTACATATTCAAGGTACCGCCTTCTTGCGCGACGCTAATGGCACAATTACGCAGCTAATTGGCAGCGCCGAAGACATGACCGAGCGGAAAGGAGCCGAAGAGTCGTTGCGCCGGATTAGGATTCGGCAAGAGCGAGTGGCGGACACTATTCCCAACCTGATTTACATATACGATTACGACAAGCGGCGCACGGTGTACTGCAACCGCTACATCGAAACCATTACGGGCTATACCGAGGCCGAAGTACTGGCCATGGGCAACGAGGCGTTTCTGAACTTGATGCCTGAAGGCGAGGCGCAAAGGCTGCGCCAGCACGTGCAGCAAATGGCAGAAGCCGCCGATGGTGAGATAGTAACCATGGAGTACCACCTAACTCACCTCAACGGCTCGGTGCGGTGGTTGCGCATCACAACCACGCCTTTTGTGCGCGATGCAACGGGCCGGCTACGTCAGCTGGTGGGTACAGCCGAGGACATCACGCGCTGGAAAGTAGCAGATGAACAACGCCGCACAGCCAACCGCCGCTTGGCCGAGCAAAACCGCTTGTTCCGCCAGGTAATTGACACAACGCCTCACCTGATTTACCTCAAAGACACGCAAGGCCACTACCTGCTAGCCAACCGAGCCACAGCGGAGCTATACGGCATGACTCCAGCGCAGGTGGTGAACACCCAGCTCGGCCAACGGCCAGTCAACCTGACGGATAGCCAGCGCTACCGCCGCCAAGACGAACAGGTAATTCGGACGGGCAAGGAGCTGGCACAGGAGGAAACGTTCACCAAGCCCGATGGTTCACTGCTTTGGTTTTACAGCATCAAGCGGCCGTTCGTGCTGGCCGACGGCAGTGTGCAGGTGCTGGGCATTGACAGCAACATTACCGAGCTGAAGCGGACCCAGATGGATTTGCGGGCAGCCAAAGAGGCGGCCGAGGAGAATGCACAGGCCAAGCAGAACTTCCTGGCTAATATGAGCCATGAAATCCGAACACCGCTCAACGGTATTCTGGGCATTGCCGGCTTGTTGGCCAAAACGCCGCTCGACGATCAGCAGAGTCAGTACCTGGGGCATATCCGTCATTCTGCCGACCACTTACTGGTGGTAATTAACGACGTACTGGCTATGGCGCAGCTCGGGGCCGGCAAAATCCGGACTGAAACCATTCCGTTTGATTTGCGCGACGTATTGCAAGCCAGCCAAGAGTCGTTGTTGCCGCGGGCGCAGGAGAAAGGCATTGCCCTTGCGCTGCAGCTTCCTCCTACGGAAGTGTCTACCACTGTGCTCGGCGACCCTTACCGGCTACGTCAGATTCTACTCAATTTACTTTCCAATGCTGTCAAGTTCACGGAGCGTGGGCAAGTAACACTCAGCTGTTCCCGGCTTAGCTTGGCCGGCGACAAGCCTTTCTTCAAGTTCTCGGTACGAGATACTGGCCCCGGCATTCCGGCTCATCAGCTGCAGGAAATGTTTGAGCCCTTCACGCAGGCGTCGGCTAGCACGGCCCGTGAGTACGGCGGCTCCGGTCTCGGACTAAGCATTTCGCGCGGGTTGGTGGAGTTGATGGGAGGCACCATAACCGCCGAAAGTGAGTTGCAGGAGGGCAGCACGTTCACGTTCACGTTGCCTTTCGGTTCCACCGACATTACGGTGTCTCCTGACTCGAACGCGCCCGCCCTCGACTATCGAAGCTTAGGCCCTCGCCGAGTGCTACTTGCCGAAGACAATGCCATCAATCAATTTCTGGTGGAATCGTTGCTCCGAAACTGGGGCTGGAGTGTGGACACGGCCAGCACTGGCCCGGAGGCCCTGACGTTGTTCAGCCGAAACCTCTACGATGTGGTGTTGATGGATATTCAGATGCCTGGCATGGATGGCATGACGGCCACGCGGCTGCTACGCCAGCACCCAGACTCTATTCGGGCTGCTACGCCTATTCTGGCCCTCACGGCGCATGCTTTACGCGGCGAAGCCGAACGGTATCTGGAATCCG is from Hymenobacter tibetensis and encodes:
- a CDS encoding lysophospholipid acyltransferase family protein; this encodes MEFSSSHHLSLPAALRRSRKLLRPLWEQFAQLRDLQQLYEQCQHENGLAFVESLLQQLDITVQYDPKELQRLPAGAFVAVANHPCGLIDGMVLLHVLGKARPELRAVANELLAPLLPHLAAQVVLVDPDRAAAGRNVPGVRRLLRHLHNDIPLLLFPAGEVAHSTIPFRPAIDSAWNPTAGRLLGAVRVPVVPVWLSGQNSLGFSFLGLVHPLLRTARLPAELLNKRGQTIQVRIGLPVAPTVLDRLPANDRLAYLRARVYALGTSAERYLAAMLPPMPVPPVINETAAELIEADITALRPGRCVLISGRWEVYVAKRCELPNVLREIGRLRELTFRREGEGTQQPTDLDAYDEYYRHLFLYDREKKLLVGAYRLGLGRAILRQYGRRGFYLHSLFRLKKELNPVLRQSLELGRSFVRVEYQRQPMPLALLWKGIAEYLAKRPEYRYLIGPVSISNRFSASSKAVMVEYLSRHFFDVELAAYVRPRKQFQYKPLNTGEAPDLLQTGLSNLQDLQQFISGLEPGGSGVPVLLRQYLKQNARLLGFNLDPNFSNALDGLLLLDARELPARTHRLLER
- a CDS encoding T9SS type A sorting domain-containing protein, which produces MLHTYLGTTPKQTLNVTNLALAALGSGQPSRVEFLATESFDKIEIEVNSLLNVSYDVKVYYAYGIDANVVETATGVVSRFATSVQGVNYSTAVVDNNVTICANSGVLNPERTVDQNLANYAVFTTLAGVSCPSTLRVKLESPSPAGYHAGFVVGQQSLLDVNALSTMRITTYKNGVAQETATGAQLLQLTVLPDGKQQVSFPSTMAFDEVQVTRSTAASALNDLNVYYGFGLEPSVFRDQTPILSNFSSGANQFAVSSNGVLCALCANTSVLNPEKAADSNMSSNDYAVMRTGLVGALTSTGLRLNLNGSGTAGNSAGMVLSQGAGLLNTQLLNGITLRTYGGPNGDQLLETASGASLLQQGLLPDGRTEVFFRTTQNFQRVEIEVNNAVSALDQTRVYYAFAQDRPMGFPTIINPALAPLPVALKAFKAAVAGGAVSVTWQTASERNNSHFVVERSAHAKEGFVAIGQVEGAGNSTTGRTYSFRDEAATTATTLYYRLRQVDVDGKENFSPVAVVTLGHHATLALEVYPNPATTSSEVQVRLRGANVSGAMLSIHDVRGILLRQMPIAEQHQKLTATALPAGLYHLVLTDSQGQRVSTQRLVVAER
- a CDS encoding sigma-54-dependent transcriptional regulator, with protein sequence MSVSSPIHIFIVEDNAWYGELLEYKLAQNPDNQIQRFTTAQACLAHLNEQPDLITLDYNLPDGKGDEVLRQIKERLPDVAVIVISGQEDVRTAIGLLRQGAYDYLVKDEETADRLWNVVGNVRKQLQLRRENERLREQIGQKYDPSRAILGESVQMRQLASLIEKAARTNITVSVSGETGTGKELVAKAIHYQSPRRNRAFVAVNVAAIPHELLESELFGHEKGAFTGAISRRIGRFEEAHQGTLFLDEIGELPLDLQAKLLRVLQEREVQRVGGGQPIPFDARLMVATHRNMAEEVKEGRFREDLYYRLLGLPIVLPPLRERGQDILLLAESFLRDFCVQNKMAPCVFSPEAQELMLHYPFPGNVRELKAVVELAAVLAENDTIQPQDLSLRVQSNASNGTVGSVSTGNESLRVQVATIVQRYLDAHQGNILQVAAKLQIGKSTIYRMAQNNEVRLR
- a CDS encoding PAS domain-containing hybrid sensor histidine kinase/response regulator produces the protein MTSIAYRQQQRQLRQARSMQRATQQQLQELQLQLRQQSETAASQLNALLQTMSTGVLAQDENFRIVLVNQRLCDLLNLSESASAYIGLESKDFFSQGFTFRDAEQVQKQALQAMRGQVRLTELVSLANGTILQREYLPLTQDGHTVLHLWSYEDVTEQQKVLARVRELSQLAEQSPAPIICFGNDGQARYANPAAEHVLEVLASPKWHATYDFLRTAVAETLATNTLRSIEHHLDERHYLWTIVPLAGEDAANVYLTDLTARRNAEKELRHSQRFAARINDTIPVIVLLFDVQKRQIVYINRQVERVMGYTEQQVLELGSDVIPALLDADGQQQLANLPQQIATLTDEQTINYEFWVRHQNGSWRWLHIQGTAFLRDANGTITQLIGSAEDMTERKGAEESLRRIRIRQERVADTIPNLIYIYDYDKRRTVYCNRYIETITGYTEAEVLAMGNEAFLNLMPEGEAQRLRQHVQQMAEAADGEIVTMEYHLTHLNGSVRWLRITTTPFVRDATGRLRQLVGTAEDITRWKVADEQRRTANRRLAEQNRLFRQVIDTTPHLIYLKDTQGHYLLANRATAELYGMTPAQVVNTQLGQRPVNLTDSQRYRRQDEQVIRTGKELAQEETFTKPDGSLLWFYSIKRPFVLADGSVQVLGIDSNITELKRTQMDLRAAKEAAEENAQAKQNFLANMSHEIRTPLNGILGIAGLLAKTPLDDQQSQYLGHIRHSADHLLVVINDVLAMAQLGAGKIRTETIPFDLRDVLQASQESLLPRAQEKGIALALQLPPTEVSTTVLGDPYRLRQILLNLLSNAVKFTERGQVTLSCSRLSLAGDKPFFKFSVRDTGPGIPAHQLQEMFEPFTQASASTAREYGGSGLGLSISRGLVELMGGTITAESELQEGSTFTFTLPFGSTDITVSPDSNAPALDYRSLGPRRVLLAEDNAINQFLVESLLRNWGWSVDTASTGPEALTLFSRNLYDVVLMDIQMPGMDGMTATRLLRQHPDSIRAATPILALTAHALRGEAERYLESGFSGYLSKPFREEDLFQAIATVLGQRPAVQTPAAAVKDEPAKEVPAAAAPLYSLSGIRRLAHGNEEFVRRLAQLFIQTTPPAVHGMEQHAANGDCQRLSASAHDLKSSLDGLHIRQLHMPIRRLEACRDTPLPAAEIQQLITLVRDVTQQVMDGLRQDFPGL